Proteins from one Psilocybe cubensis strain MGC-MH-2018 chromosome 11, whole genome shotgun sequence genomic window:
- a CDS encoding (S)-2-haloacid dehalogenase 4A, whose protein sequence is MAPIQALIFDVFGTVVDWRSSVVAELELVGKKSGAEKATADWARFAQEWRTGYMTKTRQIAAGASGPRNVDVMHREILDELLTRPEWSQIGELWDESTRQSLNLVWHRLNGWPDSVEGLKELKKHTIIATLSNGNVRLLTDMAKHAALPWDMIFSTELFDTFKPNPKAYLETMRHLAVQPHECFMVAAHIFDLRAAASLGMRTVYVPRPDEDVVVDVKSKAEGGEVDYVVKSFIELAQIIEQLNASG, encoded by the exons ATGGCACCAATCCAAGCGCTCATTTTCGATGTTTTCGGAACCGTCGTCGACTGGAGAAGTAGCGTCGTAGCCGAGCTGGAACTTGTGGGTAAGAAATCTGGGGCGGAGAAAG CTACCGCCGACTGGGCCAGATTCGCGCAGGAATGGCGTACTGGCTATATGACCAAAAC ACGACAGATTGCCGCTGGTGCCTCAGGCCCGCGCAACGTTGATGTGATGCACAGAGAG ATTTTGGATGAACTGCTTACCCGGCCAGAGTGGAGCCAGATTGGTGAGCTGTGGGACGAGAGTACTCGTCAGTCGCTCAACCTCGTATGGCATCGTCTGAACG GGTGGCCCGACTCCGTTGAAGGACTGAAAGAGTTGAAGAAACACACCATTATTGCAACTCTCAGCAACGGAAACGTTCGCCTATTGACTGACATG GCAAAGCACGCTGCATTACCTTGGGACATGATTTTCTCTACAGAGCTCTTTGACACATTCAAACC AAACCCAAAGGCGTACTTGGAAACCATGCGTCATCTAGCCGTGCAGCCTCACGAATGTTTCATGGTCGCCGCTCACATCTTCGACCTTCGTGCAGCGGCCAGCCTCGGAATGCGTACCGTTTATGTTCCACGACCGGATGAAGACGTGGTTGTGGATGTAAAAAGCAAGGCGGAAGGCGGGGAAGTCGATTATGTCGTCAAATCGTTTATCGAACTTGCCCAAATCATTGAGCAGTTGAATGCTTCAGGATAG
- a CDS encoding Cellulose-growth-specific protein produces the protein MKTTSFFVPLFAAAYVSAHGFLNQISINGKVFTGNVPSGKTNPSVIRQITTQDPIKGATNPAVTCGTGSTPGSLIADANPGDTVSFDWRTASLGKWPHNTGPMLTYMANCGQTTCDKFDISQAKWFKIDQVGRKPGSSDWAQVDLFNGQTVSVNLPKTLAPGNYILRHEIIALHLATSKGGAEFYEGCSQLRVGGSQTGAPAAGDLVSLPGAYSDSDPGIFDPSVFDPSAKYIFPGPPVASFVSGTATTGSGSGSGSGSGTPTTNSPPKASSTKASSCKIKKRPAASPAAEIVRPRHISRVMRRLAFDNSMH, from the exons ATGAAGACTACCTCTTTTTTCGTACCCCTCTTTGCAGCGGCCTATGTTTCTGCCCATGGGTTCCTGAACCAGATCAGCATCAACGGAAAGGTGTTCACCGGCAATGTTCCGAGTGGCAAGACCAACCCTAGTGTTATCCGCCAAATTACCACCCAGGACCCAATCAAGGGCGCGACTAACCCTGCTGTCACCTGCGGAACTGGTTCGACGCCTGGCTCTCTCATCGCCGACGCCAACCCCGGAGACACCGTCAGCTTCGACTGGCGCACTGCCAGCCTCGGAAAG TGGCCTCACAACACTGGACCCATGCTGACCTACATGGCCAACTGTGGACAAACGACGTGCGACAAGTTTGACATCTCACAGGCCAAATGGTTCAAGATCGATCAAGTCGGCAGGAAGCCTGGTAGCTCTGACTGGGCACAGGTTGATCTTT TCAACGGACAAACTGTGTCGGTAAATCTCCCCAAGACTCTCGCTCCAGGCAACTATATTCTCCGCCACGAGATCATCGCTCTGCATCTTGCGACTTCGAAGGGAGGAGCCGAGTTCTACGAAGGTTGCTCTCAGCTTCGTGTAGGGGGAAGCCAGACAGGCGCGCCTGCCGCCGGCGACCTCGTCAGCCTTCCGGGCGCTTACTCCGACAGCGACCCTGGTATCTTCGACCCCAGCGTCTTCGATCCCTCTGCCAAGTACATCTTCCCTGGCCCCCCTGTCGCCTCGTTCGTCTCTGGAACTGCTACCACAGgatctggctctggctcCGGTTCTGGATCTGGTACCCCCACTACCAACTCCCCGCCCAAGGCATCCAGCACCAAGGCCTCTTCTTGCAAGATCAAGAAGCGCCCTGCTGCCTCACCCGCCGCCGAGATCGTTCGCCCTCGTCACATCAGCCGAGTGATGCGCAGACTCGCCTTCGACAACAGCATGCACTAA
- a CDS encoding Major facilitator superfamily multidrug transporter NAG4 codes for MPSEPIEAEFARPPVLSKEQEEEFRTLEQENIPAHASGVSTPGSVTYDGNHVQFTTIDELEKLHTKEGYKLVTFEKGKGEDPRDWGKGKKWYVTATTALLCLAVALGSSIITGDMTGPTKEMGISQEITNLTVTCFVMGFGIGPLFMSPLSEVVGRRPIYCISMFLYFIFTLPSALAHNAATLVVARMIAGIAASAPMCNIGGSLADVWAIEDRGIPMAVFSTTLFIGPCLGPMVGGWIGMYAGWRWIYWVLFILLGVSFALTLFIPETLAPVLLRRKAEALRKSTGDERHRTLEEIERLPFRETLKIALIRPFQMLTQEPIVIIMSFYLSFVYSLLYLLFFAFPIALEEIRGFNPGITGTSFVSIMLGIVSASMFLPLQERAYAKVTKFGTFPEARLYPMMFGSNILPVALIIFAFTGAYAWVHWIAVCIAGYLFGFAMILIYVSANSYIIDSYSDYAASAMAAKTFLRSECGAMIPLFVTQMFHGMGFQWAGLLLALVALAIAPVPFVFYKYGHKVRAHSARATQTTRSMGPEAVSEKA; via the exons ATGCCTTCTGAACCTATTGAAGCTGAGTTCGCCCGGCCCCCGGTTCTCTCCAAggaacaagaggaagagtTCCGGACGCTGGAGCAAGAGAATATACCCGCACACGCCTCAGGAGTGTCCACGCCTGGATCTGTAACATATGACGGCAACCACGTCCAATTCACGACTATCGACGAACTTGAAAAATTGCACACGAAGGAGGGATACAAGCTTGTAACGTttgagaaaggaaaaggtgAAGATCCGAGGGATTGGGGGAAGGGCAAAAAATG GTATGTGACCGCCACAACCGCGCTGCTATGTCTCGCTGTCGCTCTTGGAAGTTCCATCATTACTGGAGA TATGACTGGACCAACGAAGGAAATGGGAATCTCCCAAGAAATTACTAACCTCACCGTTACATGCTTTGTTATGGGCTTTGGGATTGG ACCGTTGTTCATGTCTCCGCTATCTGAAGTTGTCGGCCGTCGCCCAATTTACTGCATCAGCATGTTCTTGTACTTTATTTTCACCCTCCCCAGTGCACTCGCCCACAACGCCGCCACGCTCGTCGTAGCCAGAATGATCGCCGGTATCGCCGCGAGCGCACCTATGTGTAACATCGGTGGAAG TCTTGCTGATGTATGGGCAATCGAAGATCGCGGTATCCCCATGGCTGTTTTCTCCACGACGCTTTT CATTGGACCATGCCTGGGTCCTATGGTCGGAGGATGGATTGGAATGTACGCTGGTTGGAGGTGGATCT ATTGGGTTCTATTCATCCTTCTCGGCGTCTCTTTCGCTCTTACCCTATTCATCCCTGAAACTCTCGCTCCTGTTCTCCTTCGTCGTAAAGCCGAAGCGTTGAGGAAATCCACGGGTGATGAGAGGCACCGCACTCTGGAGGAAATTGAGAGGCTCCCTTTCAGAGAGACGCTCAAGATCGCTCTTATTAGACCTTTCCAGATGCTCACTCAGGAACCTATTGTTATCATTATGAGTTTTT ACCTCTCTTTCGTATACAGCCTTCTCT ACCTGTTATTCTTTGCGTTCCCTATCGCTTTGGAGGAGATTCGAGGGTTCAACCCTGGCATAACTGGCACATCCTTCGTTAGCATCATG TTGGGTATTGTCTCCGCGAGCATGTTCCTGCCGCTGCAAGAGCGCGCGTACGCAAAAGTCACCAAGTTCGGCACTTTCCCCGAGGCTCGCCTGTACCCAATGATGTTTGGCAGCAA CATCCTTCCTGTCGCCCTCATCATCTTTGCCTTCACCGGCGCTTACGCATGGGTCCACTGGATTG CCGTCTGCATCGCAGGCTACCTCTTCGGCTTCGCCATGATCCTCATCTACGTCTCCGCCAACTCGTACATCATCGACTCCTACAGCGACTACGCCGCGAGCGCCATGGCCGCCAAGACGTTCCTGCGCTCCGAGTGCGGCGCGATGATCCCGCTGTTCGTCACGCAGATGTTCCACGGCATGGGGTTCCAGTGGGCAGGCCTCCTGCTTGCGCTCGTTGCGCTGGCTATCGCGCCCGTGCCGTTTGTGTTTTATAAGTACGGGCATAAAGTTAGAGCGCACAGTGCGCGCGCGACGCAGACGACGAGGTCGATGGGCCCCGAGGCTGTATCTGAGAAGGCCTAg